The following proteins come from a genomic window of Gimesia chilikensis:
- a CDS encoding prepilin-type N-terminal cleavage/methylation domain-containing protein has translation MTRPKLCWRRGFTLIEMMVSGVLLTTVFMIVVPSIYWVHREQRQSEQRQVALVEVENLMERTAALPFPEMTQATVDKFALSESALQQLPDADLKIRIQETKDLPLMKKIQIQLGWRDQRGLIQQPVRLTSWVSPKGKQ, from the coding sequence GTGACTCGGCCGAAGCTGTGTTGGCGTCGGGGATTCACGCTGATTGAAATGATGGTCTCGGGAGTTCTGCTGACTACCGTTTTCATGATTGTGGTGCCCTCGATTTACTGGGTCCATCGCGAACAGAGACAGTCCGAGCAGAGACAGGTCGCGCTGGTCGAAGTGGAAAACCTGATGGAACGGACCGCGGCTCTGCCATTTCCGGAGATGACCCAGGCGACAGTCGACAAGTTCGCACTCTCGGAGAGTGCCTTGCAGCAACTCCCTGACGCCGACCTGAAGATTCGCATCCAGGAGACGAAAGATTTACCGCTGATGAAAAAAATTCAGATTCAGCTGGGCTGGCGTGATCAGCGTGGTCTCATCCAGCAGCCTGTACGCTTAACTTCCTGGGTCTCCCCAAAGGGTAAGCAGTAA
- a CDS encoding type II secretion system protein J — MRRRGFMISIRQHGIPPGISLVEVVVAMAIATVLMGLSMTTLHTIMRAERESSQAVWLGASFQRFSRLFRDDIHAAESVQLEPEKVANPKTLVILKPGGEQITWRIEEFRIDRVVSREGKVLHEDMFYVPAGSEAHFIQQQRLNQAGISIRETGSPVLPDKESGNTQESRPRAAHELAVLSTIGRNYRLTQISFEQSEKETNQTN; from the coding sequence ATGCGACGACGTGGATTTATGATCTCGATCAGGCAGCACGGCATTCCCCCCGGAATATCCCTGGTGGAAGTCGTCGTGGCCATGGCGATTGCGACTGTGCTCATGGGGCTCAGCATGACCACGCTGCACACCATCATGCGGGCCGAGCGGGAATCGAGTCAGGCGGTCTGGCTGGGGGCCTCTTTCCAGCGTTTCTCAAGACTGTTCCGTGATGACATTCATGCTGCAGAATCAGTGCAGCTGGAACCGGAGAAAGTGGCCAACCCGAAAACACTGGTTATCCTGAAGCCGGGTGGGGAACAGATTACCTGGCGGATTGAGGAGTTCCGCATCGATCGCGTAGTCAGCCGGGAAGGGAAAGTTCTACACGAAGATATGTTCTATGTTCCCGCGGGAAGCGAGGCGCATTTTATCCAGCAGCAGCGGTTGAATCAGGCAGGCATCAGCATTCGGGAGACCGGTTCACCGGTCCTGCCGGACAAGGAGAGTGGGAACACGCAGGAGAGTCGCCCCCGAGCGGCTCACGAACTTGCCGTGCTCTCAACAATTGGTCGTAATTATCGGCTGACACAAATTTCTTTCGAGCAATCGGAAAAAGAAACAAACCAGACAAACTGA
- a CDS encoding DUF1559 domain-containing protein has product MKNEVPFRFRSARERRRPGFTLIELLVVIAIIAVLIALLLPAVQQAREAARRVSCKNNLVQISLALQNYEMAYEMLPAGVYNDTGPIKNEPKGYHMNWLSGLMPYLDQPAVFEHIDFKQSVYAPANNDVREVEMVVLHCPSDPMNYYTYASSEEGVPLFQTNYGACYNGTEAPLDSENNGVMFLNSSIRYDQITDGSSNTIFVGEHFYTKDNLGWLSGTSATLRNTSSINGDKPGRDNRYTQPPGLEPDSDADSGKDKGDPLLKMGGFGSYHAGGAHFGFGDGRVQFISENIDAPLLHQLGNRADGKLMKKAF; this is encoded by the coding sequence ATGAAGAACGAAGTTCCTTTCAGATTTCGCAGCGCCCGTGAACGGCGGCGACCTGGCTTCACCTTGATTGAGCTGCTGGTGGTCATCGCCATTATCGCGGTTTTAATCGCACTGCTCCTGCCTGCGGTTCAGCAGGCCCGTGAAGCAGCGCGACGGGTTAGCTGCAAGAACAACCTCGTCCAGATCAGCCTGGCGCTGCAGAATTACGAGATGGCGTACGAAATGCTGCCGGCGGGTGTCTATAACGATACCGGTCCCATCAAAAATGAACCCAAGGGGTATCACATGAACTGGCTGTCAGGGCTGATGCCGTATCTGGATCAGCCGGCTGTGTTCGAGCACATCGACTTCAAGCAGAGTGTGTATGCGCCCGCCAACAACGACGTCCGCGAAGTGGAGATGGTCGTTTTGCATTGTCCCTCCGACCCGATGAACTATTACACGTACGCAAGTTCTGAAGAGGGCGTCCCATTGTTTCAGACCAACTACGGTGCCTGTTACAACGGTACTGAAGCACCGCTGGACAGCGAGAATAACGGCGTGATGTTTCTCAACAGCAGTATCCGTTATGACCAGATTACAGACGGCAGTTCCAACACGATTTTTGTCGGCGAACACTTCTATACCAAAGACAATCTGGGGTGGTTATCCGGCACCTCCGCAACATTGCGGAATACAAGCTCTATCAATGGGGACAAACCGGGGAGAGACAACAGGTACACCCAACCACCCGGGTTGGAGCCGGATTCGGATGCTGATTCTGGGAAAGACAAAGGGGACCCGCTACTGAAGATGGGAGGCTTTGGCAGCTATCATGCGGGGGGCGCCCATTTCGGATTTGGAGATGGCAGGGTGCAGTTCATTTCAGAGAATATCGACGCGCCGCTGTTGCATCAGCTGGGAAACCGCGCGGATGGAAAGCTGATGAAAAAAGCGTTCTAA
- the xerD gene encoding site-specific tyrosine recombinase XerD, with protein MPPRKRPPANSKFQVRKPADPGVHLEPFLNYLEAECGMAANTVSAYRSDITQFLDWYRSQPSRPLSQVDLKFLSGYLQHLNKRRLAATTVSRHLVTIKLFFRYLVLEGILAESVADLLNSPKLWKYLPKVLSPEKVNELLMAPCNADKYPLRDRAILAMMYATGCRVSEIVNLPLDSVKLAEGYARCVGKGNKERMVSLNPVAVAAVEAYLKYERPDLTRRNPAEQALFLGRGGKQLSRIMVWNIVKKNAARVGCSKEVSPHTLRHSFATHMMAGGAEIRALQELLGHANIRTTQIYTHVDHSRLKAVHQMYHPRG; from the coding sequence ATGCCTCCCCGAAAGCGACCGCCGGCAAATTCAAAATTCCAGGTTCGCAAACCGGCCGATCCCGGCGTGCATCTGGAACCGTTCCTGAATTACCTGGAAGCCGAATGTGGAATGGCGGCCAACACCGTCTCTGCCTATCGCTCCGATATCACGCAGTTTCTGGACTGGTACCGCAGTCAGCCCTCCCGCCCCTTGAGCCAGGTCGATCTGAAGTTTCTGAGCGGGTATCTGCAACACCTCAATAAACGCCGACTGGCCGCGACGACCGTTTCGCGACACCTGGTGACAATCAAGCTGTTTTTCCGCTATCTCGTTCTGGAAGGAATCCTGGCAGAGAGCGTCGCCGATCTCTTGAATTCTCCCAAGCTCTGGAAATACTTGCCGAAAGTCCTGAGCCCTGAGAAAGTCAACGAACTGCTGATGGCTCCCTGCAACGCCGATAAGTATCCGCTCCGCGACCGTGCGATTCTGGCGATGATGTATGCGACCGGCTGTCGCGTGAGTGAGATTGTGAATCTCCCACTGGACTCCGTCAAACTGGCGGAAGGCTATGCACGCTGTGTAGGTAAAGGGAACAAGGAACGCATGGTTTCACTGAACCCGGTCGCGGTGGCGGCCGTGGAAGCCTACCTCAAGTATGAGCGTCCCGATCTGACCCGACGCAACCCGGCAGAGCAGGCACTGTTCCTGGGCCGAGGCGGTAAACAGCTCTCCCGGATCATGGTCTGGAACATCGTCAAGAAAAACGCGGCCCGGGTCGGCTGCAGTAAAGAGGTCAGCCCGCATACGCTCCGGCACAGTTTCGCGACCCACATGATGGCCGGCGGCGCCGAGATCCGCGCGCTGCAGGAACTGCTGGGACACGCGAATATCCGCACGACCCAGATTTATACCCACGTGGATCACAGTCGCCTCAAAGCGGTACACCAGATGTATCATCCCCGTGGCTGA
- a CDS encoding ATP-dependent helicase, whose translation MDFQQVLTPEQYAAVSHHQGPLLVLAGPGSGKTRVITHRIASLIQAGVPANQILGITFTNKASDEMGERVQQLIPGIRVEISTFHKFCVRILRRYGRAVGLDSNFSIFDTSDQQQLIRYVLNELDIDTVAYNPSTMAGMISRAKNDLITAERYAEAFQESIGDHLQAVAARVYPVYQRLLLESNAVDFDDLLLHVASLLKGSPELRATLDERYQYILVDEYQDTNLAQYQIVMGLSLNTRNLCVTGDPDQSIYGWRGAKIENILQFERDFPDCQTIRLEQNFRSTKEILRVADSLIVHNQRRKVKTLFTENPEGTPVELLTYNDERQEAEEIALHIRRAVDRGEFEYTDFAIFYRVNSLSRELELALARHKIPYQLAGSVAFYERTEVKDLLAYLKLINNPDDRVAFGRIVNKPLRGIGKTTQRKLIRWADEKGISLLEAAHQAADCSTLSKRAATMVARFAKMISGFSLADTGSVAQLMEVVIDSTRMIDSWKESPDEDDQQRIANVNELVSTARKYDQIFGDETTLEGFLEVSTLASATDQLDAESGQVTLMTLHAAKGLEYPVVFIIGVEQNLIPHERVLREELRDGLEEERRLFFVGITRAEQSLYLTQTRERSLRGRPWRTITSDFLKEIDVEVKDMTDFLGEHRSHFDDFVESVKRGEVDTEALKAATPQKKPLLMTGADLLKQTPEAAELPQGFSVGMRVRHPRYGVGTVMGISGFARKRMVTVLFDEMEEGQTFVAAHCPLQPLGLR comes from the coding sequence TTGGATTTTCAGCAGGTCCTCACACCGGAACAATACGCTGCCGTCAGCCATCACCAGGGACCACTGCTGGTACTGGCTGGACCCGGTTCGGGAAAGACGCGCGTGATTACTCACCGGATTGCCTCGCTGATCCAGGCAGGCGTGCCCGCGAATCAGATATTAGGAATCACCTTCACCAATAAAGCCTCGGATGAAATGGGCGAACGGGTCCAGCAACTGATCCCCGGCATCCGCGTGGAGATCTCGACCTTCCATAAATTCTGCGTCCGCATTCTGAGACGCTACGGCAGAGCCGTTGGCCTCGACAGTAACTTCTCGATTTTTGACACGAGCGATCAGCAACAGCTAATTCGTTACGTGCTTAATGAACTGGACATCGACACGGTAGCCTACAATCCCTCGACGATGGCAGGCATGATCAGCCGTGCGAAGAACGACCTGATCACCGCAGAGCGATATGCGGAAGCGTTTCAGGAATCGATCGGCGATCATCTGCAGGCGGTCGCCGCACGAGTCTACCCCGTCTATCAGCGACTGCTGCTCGAATCGAACGCCGTCGACTTTGATGATCTGTTGCTACACGTTGCCAGCCTGCTTAAAGGTTCGCCCGAACTGCGAGCCACCCTCGATGAACGTTATCAATATATTCTGGTAGACGAGTACCAGGACACCAACCTGGCACAATATCAGATCGTGATGGGACTCTCACTGAATACCCGCAATCTGTGCGTCACCGGCGATCCGGATCAGTCCATCTATGGCTGGCGTGGCGCTAAGATCGAAAACATTCTGCAGTTCGAACGCGACTTCCCGGACTGTCAGACGATTCGGCTCGAGCAGAACTTTCGCAGTACGAAAGAAATTCTGCGCGTCGCCGACAGCCTGATTGTGCACAACCAGCGACGAAAAGTCAAAACGCTGTTCACCGAGAACCCGGAGGGAACACCGGTCGAACTGCTCACCTATAATGACGAGCGACAGGAGGCGGAAGAGATCGCCCTGCATATCCGCCGCGCCGTCGACCGGGGCGAATTTGAATACACCGACTTTGCCATCTTTTACCGCGTGAACTCGCTCTCCCGCGAACTGGAGCTGGCGCTGGCCCGTCATAAAATTCCTTACCAGCTCGCAGGCAGTGTCGCATTTTACGAACGGACCGAAGTCAAAGACCTGCTGGCGTACCTCAAGCTGATTAACAATCCGGATGACCGCGTGGCGTTTGGCCGGATCGTGAATAAGCCGCTGCGGGGGATCGGCAAAACCACACAGAGAAAACTCATCCGCTGGGCCGACGAGAAAGGAATCAGTCTGCTCGAAGCCGCACATCAGGCTGCAGACTGTTCGACGCTGTCCAAGCGGGCCGCGACGATGGTTGCCCGGTTCGCTAAAATGATCTCCGGATTCTCACTGGCCGACACCGGGTCTGTGGCCCAACTGATGGAAGTGGTCATCGACAGCACCCGGATGATCGACAGCTGGAAAGAGAGTCCGGATGAAGACGATCAACAGCGGATCGCCAACGTGAACGAACTGGTCTCCACCGCCCGGAAGTACGACCAGATCTTTGGTGACGAGACGACGCTGGAGGGGTTCCTTGAAGTCAGTACTCTCGCCAGTGCCACCGATCAGCTGGATGCGGAATCGGGACAGGTGACACTGATGACGCTGCACGCCGCGAAGGGGCTGGAGTATCCGGTCGTCTTTATTATCGGCGTCGAACAAAATCTGATTCCTCACGAGCGAGTGCTCCGCGAAGAGCTCCGTGATGGTCTGGAAGAGGAACGACGGCTGTTCTTTGTAGGCATCACTCGGGCCGAACAGAGTCTGTACCTGACACAGACACGCGAACGCTCACTGCGCGGGCGTCCCTGGCGAACGATCACCAGTGACTTCCTGAAAGAGATCGATGTCGAAGTCAAAGACATGACCGATTTCCTGGGTGAGCACCGCTCGCATTTCGATGATTTCGTCGAATCTGTTAAACGGGGTGAGGTCGACACCGAGGCACTGAAGGCGGCGACTCCCCAGAAAAAGCCTCTGCTGATGACCGGGGCTGACCTGTTGAAGCAGACCCCCGAAGCAGCCGAACTCCCGCAGGGATTCTCGGTGGGCATGCGGGTGCGTCATCCGCGGTACGGAGTCGGTACCGTCATGGGCATCAGCGGTTTTGCCCGCAAACGCATGGTGACCGTGCTATTCGACGAAATGGAAGAGGGTCAGACCTTCGTCGCCGCCCACTGTCCGCTACAACCGTTGGGACTGCGCTAA
- a CDS encoding coiled-coil domain-containing protein, with protein sequence MLLKEFKPARKSSLYYGMVSFAVLGIASLALVVTTTLAVEDKKPEKADVGLQGILPAEVPEGISEAPEGLEGKWAKWSTQVSDLLVKLYESDLPVAQQQATLKSLQAKIDEAKGQPALAEYASSLQRRVDIADAALKTLNVNIATIKAAQMKARQNQVAAAATALKKYLGTLQNGNGWVDYLQLNQLQKELKNSYSEVELMDLLKALKTKFQNRGALEDAEQRKFFNRAQFKDLEKSINAFLAEAKPGKTQINKGKIREQLAALVENLEEYEVTQNSKYAFEARKAYALLREELEGGLEPLTTALRNNYFNYNLRVMVAEDFMNRLIKDSTCETGPVVDCILGAYVTGNQATTTEVGVDFQPSDATLRFALTLNGVTNSETSGQTSQATIYTSGHHQFWGAKDINFNGDLFTTQPAWVDVQANNTTVGASTKLDGIPLLAGLGRKMAYRRTEELRPEAEAIAAQRVRDRVRPRFDEEVDERITKANEEVGQKFNKRLRDNGLFPSARSYASTDTHLYVRTRLMDTGELAANSPPLSIASDESVVLQMHESLMNNSLSRMNLEGRKISDQDLITEFEKSIADVLGRKVKLQRPPVDPDKGPNILAFDDHDPIRVKISDNTLNLILRCGFEQKGETAVPTQEITVPLSFKVEGNKISITRGTIKSSPVERPKSVASQIARSGVVRNKMEKAFPDRVEDAQIKAKLENRTVYLHIKDIVANDGWLTLTIGNDLTVEKNETELPPPVEKTASVK encoded by the coding sequence ATGCTTCTCAAGGAATTCAAGCCAGCCAGAAAAAGCTCGCTTTATTATGGTATGGTCAGTTTTGCTGTACTGGGTATCGCCAGCCTCGCGCTGGTTGTCACAACCACTCTGGCTGTTGAAGATAAGAAGCCAGAAAAAGCGGATGTCGGACTGCAAGGCATCTTGCCAGCCGAAGTTCCTGAAGGAATTTCCGAGGCCCCCGAAGGTCTCGAGGGAAAATGGGCCAAGTGGAGCACACAGGTTTCTGACCTGCTTGTAAAACTCTACGAATCGGACCTGCCCGTTGCACAGCAGCAGGCAACTCTGAAGAGCCTGCAGGCGAAGATCGACGAAGCCAAGGGTCAGCCGGCCCTGGCTGAATACGCCAGCAGCCTGCAGCGTCGCGTTGATATCGCTGATGCCGCTCTGAAAACTTTGAACGTCAACATCGCAACGATCAAAGCAGCCCAGATGAAAGCCAGGCAGAACCAGGTTGCAGCTGCTGCTACAGCACTCAAAAAATACCTGGGTACTCTGCAGAATGGAAATGGCTGGGTCGACTACCTGCAGCTGAACCAGTTGCAGAAAGAGCTGAAAAACAGCTACTCTGAAGTCGAACTGATGGATCTGCTCAAGGCTCTGAAAACCAAATTCCAGAACCGGGGTGCTCTTGAAGATGCCGAACAGCGGAAGTTCTTCAACCGTGCTCAGTTCAAGGACCTGGAAAAATCGATCAACGCTTTCCTGGCAGAAGCCAAGCCAGGCAAAACCCAGATCAACAAAGGCAAGATTCGCGAACAACTCGCTGCCCTGGTTGAAAACCTGGAAGAATACGAAGTCACCCAGAACAGCAAGTATGCTTTCGAAGCCCGTAAAGCATACGCTCTGCTGCGTGAAGAACTGGAAGGTGGTCTGGAGCCGCTGACGACTGCTCTGCGGAATAACTACTTCAACTACAACCTGCGGGTTATGGTCGCTGAAGACTTCATGAACCGACTGATCAAAGACAGCACCTGCGAAACCGGTCCTGTTGTTGACTGTATCCTCGGTGCTTATGTTACCGGAAACCAGGCGACGACCACTGAAGTTGGCGTTGACTTCCAACCCAGCGATGCGACTCTGCGTTTCGCTCTGACTCTGAACGGTGTCACCAACAGTGAAACCTCCGGTCAGACCAGCCAGGCTACGATCTACACCTCTGGGCACCACCAGTTCTGGGGTGCAAAGGATATTAACTTCAACGGTGACCTGTTCACAACACAGCCCGCCTGGGTTGATGTGCAGGCCAATAACACCACTGTGGGTGCTTCCACCAAGCTGGATGGCATCCCGCTGCTGGCTGGCCTGGGACGCAAAATGGCATACCGCCGCACTGAAGAACTGCGTCCTGAAGCAGAAGCCATCGCTGCTCAGCGTGTTCGCGATCGGGTTCGTCCCCGCTTCGACGAAGAAGTTGACGAACGCATCACCAAAGCCAACGAGGAAGTCGGTCAGAAGTTCAACAAGCGTCTGCGTGACAACGGCCTGTTCCCGTCTGCCCGCAGCTATGCGTCTACCGATACTCATCTTTATGTCCGCACCCGTCTGATGGATACCGGAGAACTGGCCGCTAACTCGCCGCCACTCTCGATCGCTTCCGACGAGAGCGTTGTCCTGCAGATGCACGAATCGCTGATGAACAACAGCCTCTCCCGGATGAACCTGGAAGGCCGGAAAATCTCCGATCAGGATCTGATCACCGAGTTTGAAAAATCGATCGCCGATGTTCTGGGCCGCAAGGTCAAGCTGCAGCGTCCACCCGTTGATCCTGACAAAGGTCCCAACATTCTGGCATTCGATGATCATGATCCGATCCGGGTTAAGATCAGTGATAACACACTCAACCTGATTTTACGCTGTGGGTTTGAGCAGAAAGGCGAAACCGCCGTTCCGACTCAGGAAATCACTGTACCTCTCAGCTTCAAAGTTGAAGGCAATAAGATTTCCATCACACGGGGAACCATCAAATCGTCTCCCGTTGAGCGGCCCAAGAGCGTTGCTTCTCAGATCGCCCGCTCTGGCGTGGTTCGCAACAAAATGGAAAAGGCATTTCCGGATCGTGTTGAAGACGCACAGATTAAGGCCAAACTGGAAAACCGGACCGTTTATCTGCACATCAAAGATATTGTTGCCAACGATGGCTGGTTGACCCTGACCATCGGTAACGACCTGACCGTGGAGAAAAACGAGACAGAACTGCCACCACCAGTTGAGAAAACCGCTTCGGTTAAATAA
- a CDS encoding type IIA DNA topoisomerase subunit B, whose amino-acid sequence MATAAKSSDAKKYSADDIEVLEGLEAVRRRPSMYIGGVDIRGLHHLLWEIVDNSVDEYLANEADTIVVTLHKDGASCSVKDNGRGIPVDKHSKTKKSALELILTTLHAGGKFSDKNYARSGGLHGVGSSVVNALSSEMVATVYRDGHQYVQRYKKGKPTTPVKKVKPFRGHGTEIHFRPDDSIFRRVHFNADTIRQHLEDIAFIHGGLKITFRDEVKKETHELSHPEGIRGYLDKLATEQQKKPVHEQLFYAEKEDEHIRVELALRWTDATDEQVRSYVNGIRTHAGGTHESGLRSGIAKAVKNYMDVHNIKHKGLQISTDDIREGVLCLISVFHNDPMFQGQTKEKLNNPEVSGFVEGIVRPLLETWLNNNPSIADAVVGRIVLAARARMASRDAQKEVRRKTPSNRKSTLPGKLLDCRSNKPEESELFLVEGLSAGGTAAMGRDSRIQAVLPLRGKVLNTESLAVSKIMGNQEIKDLVETLGTGIGANFDIRNLRYNRIILLMDADSDGYHISTLLLTFFFRHMMELIRQGKLFLAQPPLYCISVGNEKYYAQDDVQKEEIIESLPANRKYEIGRFKGLGEMTAKELKETTLDPKKRVLLKVDIDSQLDADATFSQLFGKDASQRYDLIMEEAIEADDIDY is encoded by the coding sequence ATGGCAACGGCAGCAAAATCATCTGACGCTAAAAAATACTCCGCTGATGACATCGAAGTTCTGGAGGGGCTCGAAGCGGTCCGCAGACGGCCTTCGATGTATATCGGGGGTGTAGACATTCGCGGACTGCATCACCTGCTCTGGGAAATCGTGGACAACTCGGTCGACGAATACCTGGCCAATGAAGCGGACACGATTGTGGTCACGCTGCATAAAGATGGTGCGTCGTGCAGTGTCAAAGACAACGGTCGTGGGATTCCGGTCGACAAGCACTCCAAGACCAAGAAGTCTGCCCTGGAACTGATTTTGACGACCCTGCATGCCGGTGGTAAATTCTCGGACAAGAACTATGCCCGCAGCGGTGGTCTACACGGTGTGGGTTCATCAGTGGTCAACGCGCTGTCTTCGGAAATGGTAGCGACCGTCTACCGGGACGGGCACCAGTATGTGCAACGTTATAAAAAGGGCAAGCCGACGACCCCGGTAAAGAAGGTCAAACCATTCCGCGGGCATGGAACGGAAATCCATTTCCGCCCGGATGATAGCATTTTCCGCCGTGTGCACTTCAACGCCGATACGATCCGTCAGCATCTGGAAGACATCGCCTTCATTCATGGCGGGCTGAAAATCACGTTCCGGGATGAAGTCAAAAAAGAGACACACGAACTGTCACATCCGGAAGGGATTCGTGGTTACCTGGACAAGCTGGCAACCGAACAGCAGAAGAAGCCGGTTCACGAACAACTGTTTTACGCGGAAAAAGAAGACGAACATATTCGCGTGGAACTGGCCCTGAGATGGACCGACGCGACCGACGAGCAGGTTCGCAGTTATGTGAACGGTATCCGCACCCATGCCGGGGGAACGCACGAAAGCGGGCTGCGGTCGGGGATCGCCAAGGCGGTCAAGAATTACATGGACGTGCATAACATCAAGCACAAGGGGCTCCAGATTTCGACGGATGACATCCGCGAAGGCGTGCTCTGTTTGATCTCGGTGTTCCATAACGATCCGATGTTCCAGGGGCAGACCAAAGAGAAGCTGAATAACCCGGAAGTCAGTGGCTTTGTCGAAGGGATTGTCCGTCCGCTTCTGGAAACCTGGTTGAACAACAACCCTTCAATCGCCGACGCGGTTGTGGGACGTATCGTTCTGGCGGCCCGGGCCCGGATGGCCAGCCGCGATGCCCAGAAAGAAGTTAGACGCAAGACACCCTCCAACCGCAAGTCGACCCTGCCGGGCAAGCTGCTGGACTGCCGGTCCAACAAGCCGGAAGAGTCCGAACTGTTCCTGGTCGAAGGTCTGTCCGCCGGTGGTACCGCAGCGATGGGGCGTGACAGCCGCATTCAGGCCGTGCTTCCCTTACGCGGTAAGGTACTGAATACCGAATCGCTGGCCGTCTCCAAAATCATGGGGAACCAGGAAATCAAAGACCTGGTCGAAACACTGGGCACCGGCATCGGTGCGAACTTCGATATTCGCAACCTGCGTTACAACCGCATCATCCTCCTGATGGATGCCGACAGCGACGGTTACCACATCAGCACACTGCTGCTGACTTTCTTCTTCCGGCACATGATGGAATTGATCCGACAGGGCAAACTGTTCCTGGCTCAGCCGCCGTTGTACTGCATCAGTGTGGGGAACGAAAAATATTACGCCCAGGATGATGTACAGAAAGAAGAGATCATCGAGTCTCTGCCGGCAAATCGTAAATACGAAATCGGCCGCTTCAAAGGTCTGGGTGAGATGACCGCGAAGGAACTGAAAGAGACGACCCTGGATCCCAAAAAGCGGGTGCTCCTGAAAGTCGACATCGACAGCCAGCTGGATGCCGACGCAACGTTCTCCCAGCTGTTCGGTAAAGACGCCAGCCAGCGGTATGATCTGATCATGGAAGAGGCGATTGAAGCCGACGACATCGATTATTGA